A window of the Bacillus sp. A301a_S52 genome harbors these coding sequences:
- a CDS encoding phosphatidylglycerophosphatase A, with amino-acid sequence MSKKQPVHCHVVESAARTLLKERGVELEAIAQIVFDMQSEYNESLSMKECLESVDAVLEKREIQHAILVGIELDKLAEQKKLSEPLQSIVETDEGLFGVDETIAIGSVFGYGSIAVTTFGYLDKQKVGIIKHLDSKPGDRVHTFLDDLVCSIAANASSRLAHRIRDREEDLREEEIKHRDEEERIG; translated from the coding sequence ATGTCCAAGAAACAACCCGTTCACTGCCACGTCGTTGAATCCGCAGCAAGAACATTATTAAAAGAACGTGGAGTAGAGCTAGAAGCCATTGCACAAATCGTTTTTGATATGCAAAGTGAATATAATGAGTCATTATCTATGAAAGAATGTTTGGAGAGTGTGGATGCTGTTCTAGAAAAGCGAGAAATTCAACATGCCATACTTGTAGGTATAGAATTAGATAAATTAGCTGAACAAAAAAAATTATCTGAACCGCTACAATCTATTGTTGAAACAGATGAAGGTTTATTTGGAGTGGACGAAACAATTGCGATCGGCTCCGTTTTTGGCTATGGAAGTATTGCCGTTACCACCTTCGGATATCTTGATAAACAAAAAGTTGGTATCATCAAACATCTTGATTCAAAGCCAGGTGATCGTGTCCACACGTTCCTTGATGACTTAGTATGTAGCATTGCAGCCAATGCTTCCAGCCGGCTTGCTCATCGAATACGTGATAGGGAAGAAGATTTGCGCGAGGAAGAAATCAAACATCGTGATGAGGAAGAACGCATTGGCTAA
- a CDS encoding ATP-binding cassette domain-containing protein, with protein MNAVELTNVLKRFSNGYGSDMTVLFENMDFSVREGELVVISGNQGSGKSTLLQMIAAMTPANKGTVHVFGEDLLSVHKRTEWRLNNIGFINSDSCLIPYLSARQNLLIGFKKEDTCYESKQAQATDILSDLGFSEETMDESIEALDDKQQLLATIGRIFMTQPKLILADEPAKALKGEDSEELLTKLLQFSQQHRLTVIIATNDSTIIKKADRHVVVENHRLVEYPIERSCI; from the coding sequence ATGAATGCCGTGGAACTAACGAACGTTTTAAAACGTTTTTCAAATGGATACGGATCTGACATGACGGTTCTATTTGAAAATATGGATTTCTCTGTTCGTGAAGGGGAGCTAGTTGTTATTTCAGGAAATCAAGGATCCGGCAAGTCAACACTGCTACAGATGATAGCAGCAATGACACCTGCCAATAAAGGAACGGTTCATGTTTTTGGTGAAGATCTACTCTCAGTTCATAAACGGACAGAATGGCGCTTAAATAATATCGGGTTTATTAACTCTGACAGCTGCCTTATTCCCTATTTATCAGCACGACAGAACTTGCTCATTGGCTTTAAAAAAGAAGATACTTGCTATGAGTCTAAACAAGCTCAAGCTACAGACATATTAAGTGATCTTGGCTTCTCAGAAGAAACGATGGATGAATCAATTGAAGCACTCGATGATAAACAGCAATTATTAGCAACTATTGGACGAATTTTTATGACACAGCCTAAACTAATACTAGCAGATGAACCTGCTAAAGCACTTAAAGGGGAAGACAGTGAGGAACTACTCACTAAGCTCTTACAGTTCTCTCAGCAACACAGGCTAACTGTCATTATTGCCACCAACGACTCAACAATCATTAAAAAAGCCGACCGCCATGTTGTTGTAGAAAACCACCGCCTCGTAGAGTACCCTATTGAAAGATCCTGTATATAG
- the nfsA gene encoding oxygen-insensitive NADPH nitroreductase, with translation MNDTLKTLLNHRSIREFKDEPLSQEHITTIIKSAQMASTSSFIQAYTIIGVTDKEIKSQLAHLSGPQPYVEQNGHFFVFCADLYRHTIAGTMEKTAVTATLESTEKFMVAVIDASLAAQNATIAAESMGYGICYIGGLRNDMEKVSELLSLPDYVIPLFGLAVGIPHTQPDQKPRLPMESIYYENTYPKNTHTIYSGLESYNDTIKNYYDARTQGKRKDSWTDQISRMLSKPKRTDMKYVVQQKGFLRD, from the coding sequence ATGAACGACACTCTAAAAACATTGCTTAACCACCGTTCAATTAGAGAATTTAAAGATGAGCCACTTTCTCAGGAACACATTACAACGATAATAAAATCTGCCCAGATGGCATCTACCTCTAGCTTTATACAAGCCTATACAATTATTGGGGTTACAGATAAAGAAATCAAATCCCAATTAGCACACCTGTCAGGTCCTCAGCCTTACGTTGAACAAAACGGACATTTTTTTGTGTTCTGTGCTGACCTTTATCGTCACACCATCGCTGGAACAATGGAAAAGACAGCTGTCACAGCAACCCTAGAATCGACAGAAAAATTTATGGTAGCCGTCATTGATGCCTCACTCGCTGCACAAAATGCTACTATAGCTGCTGAATCTATGGGCTATGGTATTTGTTATATTGGCGGATTACGAAATGATATGGAAAAAGTCTCAGAATTACTCTCTCTACCTGATTATGTCATCCCATTATTCGGGCTTGCAGTAGGTATTCCTCATACACAACCAGACCAAAAACCAAGGCTACCAATGGAGAGTATCTATTATGAAAATACGTACCCTAAGAATACACATACTATTTACTCGGGGCTAGAAAGCTACAATGATACTATTAAAAATTACTACGACGCACGAACACAGGGGAAACGAAAAGACAGCTGGACTGATCAAATATCGCGCATGCTGAGTAAACCAAAACGAACAGACATGAAATATGTAGTACAACAAAAAGGTTTTTTACGAGATTAA
- a CDS encoding TrkA family potassium uptake protein has protein sequence MKKQFAIIGLGRFGSSICRELYHMGHEVLAIDKDEKKIERIADFSTHTLLADGTDEAALTKIGIRNFNHVIVAIAEDIQASILCTLHLKDMGIPKVWVKAQNHYHHKVLEKIGADKIFHPEHDMGNRIAQFLTSEKVIDYIDLSADYSIVEILATPKINGKTLIELNVRARFGCTILAIKQNGKVNITPEPDIPLSAGDVFTMIGSKQDLRRFQEEAL, from the coding sequence ATGAAAAAACAGTTTGCCATCATCGGACTCGGCCGATTCGGTTCAAGTATTTGCCGAGAACTTTATCATATGGGACATGAAGTTCTAGCAATTGATAAAGATGAAAAAAAGATTGAACGAATAGCGGATTTTTCCACCCACACCCTACTAGCAGATGGGACAGATGAAGCTGCATTAACTAAAATAGGCATACGAAATTTTAATCATGTCATTGTAGCCATTGCTGAGGATATTCAAGCTAGTATTCTTTGTACATTACATCTAAAGGATATGGGAATTCCGAAAGTGTGGGTGAAAGCTCAAAACCACTACCATCATAAAGTGTTAGAAAAGATCGGAGCCGATAAAATTTTTCATCCTGAACACGATATGGGAAATCGTATTGCCCAATTTTTAACTTCCGAAAAAGTAATTGACTATATTGATTTGTCTGCTGACTACAGTATTGTTGAAATTCTTGCTACGCCAAAAATTAATGGAAAAACACTGATTGAACTCAATGTTCGCGCTCGCTTCGGATGCACCATACTCGCTATTAAGCAAAATGGAAAAGTCAATATTACACCTGAGCCAGACATTCCTCTTAGCGCCGGTGATGTCTTTACTATGATTGGCAGCAAACAAGATTTACGTCGATTTCAAGAGGAAGCTTTGTAA
- a CDS encoding CueP family metal-binding protein, protein MKLKLITAFSLAAIISVVYLVISSTGDNRAVEEENEQAIKDMVHEYSTTNVEDETASITPTELIITDSDDQEVTYDLVGDDFFVSIAPYVEETHPCTYHNLTGCQGEMIEEEFDIYIENTKGEVIVDESITSLANGFIDLWLPREETYYITIEHNGKTVDSEFSTFEDDATCITTMQLL, encoded by the coding sequence ATGAAATTAAAATTAATAACAGCCTTCAGTTTGGCTGCTATCATATCAGTGGTATATTTAGTTATTTCGAGCACTGGTGATAATCGTGCTGTAGAAGAAGAGAATGAGCAAGCTATAAAAGATATGGTACATGAGTATAGCACAACGAATGTGGAAGACGAAACAGCCTCAATAACGCCTACTGAATTGATCATCACGGATAGTGACGACCAAGAAGTGACATATGACTTAGTTGGTGACGACTTTTTTGTATCTATTGCTCCTTACGTCGAGGAAACACATCCTTGCACTTACCATAACCTTACAGGGTGCCAAGGAGAGATGATAGAGGAAGAGTTTGACATCTATATTGAGAACACAAAAGGTGAGGTCATAGTTGATGAGTCTATAACGTCACTTGCTAATGGTTTTATTGATTTGTGGCTTCCACGAGAAGAAACCTATTATATAACGATTGAGCACAACGGAAAAACAGTTGATTCTGAATTTTCTACGTTTGAAGATGATGCTACATGTATTACAACCATGCAATTACTTTAA
- a CDS encoding GNAT family N-acetyltransferase, which produces MIVVVEKQQIEVSVAKTEHQLEDVYRVRREVFVNEQGVCESIEIDDKEQDAIHFIVYVQCVPAGAGRIRLLEGVAKVERVCVLQDYRKHGVGALLMEKMEEVAEQKGVTKLSLNAQKHAEAFYKKTGYQTVSDTFYDAGILHVRMEKEL; this is translated from the coding sequence ATGATTGTCGTGGTGGAAAAACAACAAATAGAAGTATCCGTAGCAAAAACGGAACACCAGCTGGAAGATGTGTACCGAGTGAGACGAGAAGTGTTTGTAAATGAGCAAGGAGTATGTGAATCTATTGAAATAGACGACAAAGAACAAGATGCCATTCACTTTATTGTTTATGTCCAGTGCGTGCCTGCGGGGGCAGGGAGAATTCGCTTGTTAGAGGGTGTAGCAAAAGTTGAACGTGTCTGCGTGTTACAAGATTATCGTAAGCACGGGGTTGGCGCGTTGTTAATGGAAAAGATGGAAGAAGTAGCTGAACAAAAAGGAGTCACTAAATTATCACTCAATGCTCAAAAACATGCTGAAGCTTTTTATAAAAAGACGGGTTATCAAACTGTTTCAGATACATTTTATGATGCAGGTATCCTTCATGTTAGAATGGAAAAAGAGTTATAG
- a CDS encoding endospore germination permease encodes MNKEKITNYQMFLLMVLFMLGSAVVVGLEMNSQQDAWLTILTGMVFGSVFFLLYGYIFSKHPGKALTSILEDVFGKIIGKLVSIGYIGYFLYIAARVTRDFTDLIIIELMMKTPNYIIAIAIIMVVIYACSLGIEVIARTGQLAIIFLYGLGGLVIVFALIDQLPDFSRLEPVLEEGWGRVLTNAFPVATTFPFGELIAFTMFFPFFKEYKTKKIIMTGLSAIVVSGLTLALLSALVVAINAPEVMGDLAFPLLDAIKKINIADIIQRLDPIGILFLVIGGFYKISLFVYAANVAFNHILKLKKNVVMQGFLAIVPLVASFYIAENFIEHLYIGLEIVPYYLHLLFQLYIPLLLIVGSWIRSAFEKKGAKKKVS; translated from the coding sequence ATGAATAAAGAAAAGATAACGAATTATCAAATGTTCTTGCTTATGGTTTTGTTTATGCTAGGGAGTGCCGTAGTGGTCGGTCTAGAAATGAACTCACAGCAAGATGCCTGGCTGACCATCCTAACAGGAATGGTGTTTGGTAGCGTGTTTTTCTTACTGTATGGCTACATTTTTTCAAAGCATCCAGGAAAAGCGTTAACATCGATCTTAGAAGATGTTTTTGGGAAAATAATTGGTAAGCTCGTATCAATAGGGTATATAGGTTACTTTTTGTATATAGCTGCTCGGGTAACGAGAGATTTTACAGACTTAATTATTATTGAATTAATGATGAAAACCCCTAATTATATCATTGCCATTGCTATTATAATGGTGGTGATTTATGCATGTTCCCTCGGCATTGAAGTGATCGCAAGAACGGGGCAGTTAGCGATTATATTTTTGTATGGACTAGGTGGGCTTGTTATTGTGTTCGCGCTTATCGATCAGCTACCAGACTTTTCTCGCCTTGAGCCAGTGTTAGAAGAGGGATGGGGACGTGTGTTAACGAACGCTTTTCCTGTTGCTACGACATTTCCATTTGGCGAATTAATCGCTTTTACGATGTTTTTTCCATTTTTCAAAGAGTATAAAACAAAAAAAATAATCATGACTGGTTTAAGTGCTATCGTCGTTAGTGGGCTGACATTAGCGTTACTATCAGCACTCGTTGTGGCGATAAATGCACCAGAAGTGATGGGGGATCTCGCGTTTCCACTTCTCGATGCCATAAAAAAAATCAATATAGCTGACATTATTCAGCGGCTCGACCCTATCGGTATTCTATTTTTAGTTATTGGAGGATTTTATAAAATATCTCTCTTTGTATATGCAGCCAATGTGGCATTCAATCATATTCTGAAGCTGAAGAAAAATGTAGTCATGCAAGGTTTTTTGGCAATTGTACCGTTAGTAGCTTCCTTTTACATTGCAGAAAATTTTATCGAACATTTGTATATCGGATTAGAAATTGTTCCCTATTATCTGCATCTTCTTTTTCAGCTTTATATTCCACTTTTGTTGATAGTAGGCAGTTGGATTCGCTCAGCTTTTGAGAAAAAAGGAGCTAAGAAAAAGGTGTCTTAA
- a CDS encoding SDR family oxidoreductase, with translation MITINKNLAGKVAVITGGGGVLCSAIARELARHGVKVAILNRTGKKGEKVASDIREAGGTAIAIACDVVEAKSVQNAEEIVTDTFGHCDILINGAGGNHPDASTTKETFELADFDDAAITSFFDLTIDGFNDVFHLNIMGTVIPSQIFTKKMVGREGGSVINISSMAASVPMTKVPAYGGAKAAVFNFTQWLAVHLASVGIRVNAIAPGFFLTEQNKTLLMNEDSTLTPRAEKVIRHTPMKRFGSAEDLLGTVLWLADENLSRFVTGISVPVDGGFMAYSGV, from the coding sequence ATGATTACTATTAATAAAAATTTAGCAGGTAAGGTTGCGGTTATTACAGGTGGTGGTGGTGTCCTTTGTAGTGCTATTGCAAGAGAATTGGCTCGCCATGGGGTGAAGGTGGCAATCTTGAACAGAACAGGTAAAAAAGGAGAGAAAGTTGCATCTGATATTAGGGAAGCCGGAGGTACGGCTATTGCCATTGCATGTGATGTCGTGGAGGCTAAAAGTGTTCAAAATGCAGAAGAAATTGTGACAGACACATTTGGTCATTGTGATATTTTAATTAACGGAGCTGGTGGAAATCACCCAGACGCTTCTACAACAAAAGAAACATTTGAGTTGGCTGATTTTGATGATGCAGCGATAACGTCTTTTTTCGACTTAACTATAGATGGTTTTAATGACGTGTTTCATTTAAATATTATGGGGACAGTCATTCCAAGTCAAATTTTCACGAAAAAAATGGTGGGTCGTGAGGGGGGCAGTGTTATCAATATATCATCGATGGCAGCCTCAGTACCAATGACAAAAGTGCCTGCTTATGGAGGGGCAAAAGCCGCTGTTTTTAATTTTACTCAATGGTTAGCAGTACATCTCGCCTCAGTAGGCATTCGTGTGAACGCCATTGCACCAGGTTTTTTCTTGACAGAGCAAAATAAGACATTACTCATGAATGAAGATAGCACATTAACACCGCGAGCTGAGAAAGTAATACGCCATACACCAATGAAACGATTTGGTTCAGCAGAAGATTTATTGGGAACAGTCCTATGGCTGGCAGATGAAAATTTGTCACGATTTGTAACGGGCATTTCAGTACCGGTGGATGGAGGCTTCATGGCTTATTCAGGAGTGTAA
- the uxuA gene encoding mannonate dehydratase, producing the protein MKMMFRWFGPKNDPISLEHIKHIPGVEGVVWALHDIPVGEVWPLDTLLEVKKIVEKHEFTVDVVESVNVHEAIKLGLTSRKTFIDHYKRTIENLGKLGVKVICYNFMPVFDWTRTDLFKRLPDGSTAMFYEKAIINNIKPSELISMVSQQAHFSLPGWELERLDYLTDIFRAYEGVTEDDLWENLRFFLEEIIPVAAENDIKMAIHPDDPPWPIFGLPRIVTSQKNISRLLNLVKSDYNGVTLCSGSLGINPSNDIPAMIREFADRIPFAHIRNVKVFENGDFIETSHRSQDGSIDIYEVVKAYHDIGFTGYVRPDHGRHIWGENGRPGYGLYDRGLGIMYLWGIWDSLNRLRGKEHLS; encoded by the coding sequence ATGAAGATGATGTTTCGATGGTTTGGTCCTAAGAATGATCCTATTTCATTAGAACATATTAAACACATTCCCGGTGTTGAAGGAGTCGTATGGGCCTTGCATGATATACCGGTAGGTGAAGTTTGGCCATTAGATACACTATTAGAAGTAAAGAAAATTGTTGAGAAACATGAATTTACAGTGGATGTAGTGGAAAGTGTGAATGTACATGAGGCCATTAAATTAGGTTTAACCAGTAGAAAAACGTTTATCGATCACTATAAACGAACGATAGAAAATCTCGGTAAATTAGGTGTTAAAGTCATTTGCTATAATTTTATGCCTGTGTTTGACTGGACGAGAACAGATTTGTTTAAGCGTTTGCCGGATGGTTCTACAGCTATGTTTTATGAAAAAGCTATTATAAATAACATAAAACCAAGTGAGCTTATATCAATGGTTTCTCAACAAGCTCATTTTAGTCTTCCAGGATGGGAACTGGAAAGACTTGATTATCTAACAGATATTTTTCGTGCCTACGAAGGGGTCACAGAAGACGACCTATGGGAAAATCTTCGCTTCTTTCTCGAGGAAATTATCCCTGTAGCAGCAGAAAACGATATAAAAATGGCGATACATCCTGATGACCCTCCTTGGCCAATATTTGGCCTGCCTCGCATTGTAACTTCGCAAAAAAATATAAGCCGCTTATTAAATCTTGTGAAAAGTGACTATAATGGGGTGACCTTATGTAGTGGCTCTTTAGGGATAAACCCTTCTAATGATATTCCAGCAATGATAAGAGAGTTCGCTGACCGTATTCCCTTTGCACATATTCGAAACGTGAAAGTATTTGAAAATGGCGATTTCATAGAAACCTCTCACAGGAGTCAAGATGGCTCCATCGATATTTATGAGGTGGTAAAAGCATATCATGATATAGGCTTTACAGGTTATGTACGCCCCGATCACGGCAGACACATATGGGGAGAAAACGGCAGGCCGGGGTATGGATTATATGATAGAGGATTAGGAATCATGTATTTATGGGGAATATGGGATAGCTTAAATAGATTGAGAGGAAAGGAGCATCTATCATGA
- a CDS encoding S-ribosylhomocysteine lyase → MNVESFNLDHTKVKAPYIRLAGTTKGTAGDTIYKYDLRFCQPNKDHMDMPGLHSLEHMMAEFSRNHHSQIVDISPMGCQTGFYLSIINDDSYETVLQLVENTLNDVLTATEVPACNEVQCGWAASHSLEGAKDIAREMLAHKEEWKDIFN, encoded by the coding sequence ATGAATGTAGAAAGTTTTAACTTAGACCATACAAAAGTAAAAGCGCCTTATATCCGTTTAGCAGGAACAACAAAAGGGACTGCGGGAGATACCATCTATAAGTACGATCTTAGGTTTTGCCAGCCTAATAAAGATCATATGGATATGCCTGGCCTCCACTCTTTGGAGCACATGATGGCAGAATTCAGTCGAAACCATCATTCACAAATCGTCGATATTAGTCCGATGGGGTGTCAAACAGGCTTCTATTTATCTATTATTAACGATGATAGCTACGAGACGGTTCTTCAACTCGTAGAAAATACGTTAAACGATGTGTTAACTGCAACAGAAGTACCTGCCTGCAACGAGGTTCAATGTGGCTGGGCTGCCTCACATTCCCTTGAGGGGGCCAAGGATATTGCCCGTGAGATGCTGGCCCATAAAGAGGAATGGAAAGACATTTTCAACTAG
- a CDS encoding GntR family transcriptional regulator, which yields MTDQIQPTFKTARDYIYHTIKKEILSLNLKPGTCISEKEYMERLSSSRTPIREAFVQLSKDELLDIYPQKGTYVSLINVEYVEEGRFIREHLEKEVLKLACDCLAKHDFYKLEALLKMQELAKNHDHMEELFKLDDDFHQTIFNACGKERTWLMIKRMNSHLDRLRMLSLFKSTSWDLIVNQHVLMYEAIKRKDKERVEEIVVEHLRLALIDQVDLKHQYPAYFKE from the coding sequence ATGACTGATCAAATACAACCAACGTTTAAAACAGCAAGGGATTATATTTACCATACCATTAAAAAAGAAATATTAAGCTTAAACCTGAAGCCAGGAACTTGCATCTCTGAGAAGGAATACATGGAAAGGTTGAGTTCAAGTAGAACACCGATTCGAGAAGCCTTTGTTCAACTATCAAAGGATGAGCTCTTGGATATTTACCCTCAGAAAGGAACATATGTCTCACTTATCAACGTGGAGTATGTAGAGGAAGGACGTTTTATCCGCGAGCATTTGGAGAAAGAGGTGCTGAAATTAGCATGTGATTGTTTGGCAAAACACGACTTTTATAAATTAGAGGCCTTATTGAAAATGCAAGAGCTTGCAAAGAATCATGATCATATGGAGGAGTTATTCAAACTTGATGATGATTTTCATCAAACGATTTTTAATGCGTGCGGTAAAGAAAGAACATGGTTAATGATTAAGAGAATGAACTCACACCTTGATCGGTTAAGAATGCTGAGTCTTTTTAAGAGTACCAGTTGGGATTTAATCGTTAATCAACATGTCCTTATGTATGAAGCGATTAAGCGAAAGGATAAAGAAAGGGTTGAAGAAATTGTGGTAGAGCATCTTCGACTTGCTTTGATTGATCAAGTTGATTTAAAGCATCAATATCCTGCTTATTTCAAAGAATGA
- a CDS encoding universal stress protein yields MIIVPIDGSSHSLKALDYAISMANHYEASLLLLNVQREKESTLSFENTDKQSEKEILIKEGNDQLQEAIAFVADKVPYETKVRIGVPTIEIAEEAKEKEAVSIVMGSRGNGPVISAILGSVSYGVLHLAPCPVTVVPDHSYKHV; encoded by the coding sequence ATGATTATTGTACCTATCGACGGTTCATCCCATTCATTAAAAGCACTGGACTATGCAATATCTATGGCAAACCATTATGAAGCTTCTCTACTATTATTAAACGTGCAACGAGAGAAAGAATCAACCCTTTCTTTTGAAAATACGGACAAACAATCAGAAAAAGAAATTCTCATAAAAGAAGGAAATGATCAGTTACAAGAAGCCATTGCCTTTGTAGCGGATAAAGTGCCATATGAAACAAAAGTAAGAATTGGTGTCCCAACTATTGAAATTGCTGAAGAAGCAAAGGAAAAAGAGGCTGTGAGTATTGTGATGGGATCGCGTGGAAATGGCCCCGTTATCAGTGCTATATTGGGAAGTGTCAGTTACGGGGTACTACATTTGGCTCCTTGTCCTGTCACTGTTGTCCCAGATCATTCCTATAAACACGTGTAA
- a CDS encoding Hsp20/alpha crystallin family protein, which produces MSDKKKREIQPIHEKPFGDILHSMDHFFTQAIQHFHTPRAIPVHQYETADEYIIEAELPGIQKKQINLDIFQNYIKISVEDESFTEKKDDTKKMTEQSLRYQRADRLVTLPFAVNQSDVKASLSQGLLVIRIPNRRKRIPIDTKEV; this is translated from the coding sequence ATGAGTGATAAAAAAAAGCGTGAAATTCAACCAATTCATGAAAAACCTTTCGGAGACATTCTACATTCAATGGACCATTTTTTTACCCAGGCTATACAGCATTTCCACACACCGAGAGCTATACCTGTGCACCAATATGAAACAGCTGATGAGTACATTATTGAAGCTGAATTACCAGGTATTCAAAAAAAGCAAATCAATCTCGATATTTTCCAAAACTACATTAAAATAAGTGTGGAAGACGAATCTTTTACCGAAAAAAAAGATGATACAAAAAAAATGACAGAGCAATCATTACGTTATCAACGAGCTGATCGTCTCGTAACGCTACCGTTTGCAGTCAATCAATCAGACGTAAAAGCGAGTTTGTCCCAAGGGTTATTAGTTATCCGAATTCCAAACAGACGCAAACGTATTCCAATTGATACGAAGGAGGTGTAA
- a CDS encoding Ger(x)C family spore germination protein, translating into MLRVRLQQLSLVILVMLAPFLSGCWDANELGDLGIVFGIAIDKADNGDYLVTTQVINASEIGEQETSERAAAATFTESGASVSEALRRLATRTPKQLYLFHLRFIVISEEFVKEEGFASFIDLLSRHDEMRTDFYIAVARNTRAKDILTLFTRLEKIPANSLFSTLELSESVWAPTVATFLDELIIDMELIGKEPVLAGVEIIGDVQKGRLPENVTKIEPDALANFLTIGAFKEDKLCYWMTEDQSKGFNYIVGNIETTLGVIPVDESLISIEILDADSELEVTVDKGEITIDITITGDGNIVEVKGDIDLSDPKEIEKINEVGRDRIKELVIDSLKEAQKHQTDVFGFGEFVRKEDPQLWKQLKDKWGDEFAELNTSVNVEMSIEYTGNRYKPIN; encoded by the coding sequence ATGTTACGAGTACGTTTACAGCAGTTATCTCTCGTGATTTTAGTCATGCTAGCTCCTTTTTTATCAGGCTGCTGGGATGCAAATGAATTAGGTGATTTAGGGATTGTTTTTGGCATCGCAATAGATAAAGCAGATAATGGGGACTATCTTGTCACCACCCAAGTGATAAATGCGTCAGAAATTGGTGAACAAGAAACATCTGAGCGGGCGGCAGCAGCGACATTTACAGAGTCTGGTGCCTCTGTTTCAGAAGCGTTAAGACGTTTAGCTACTCGAACACCGAAACAGCTTTATTTATTTCATTTGCGTTTCATTGTCATTAGTGAAGAATTTGTGAAGGAGGAAGGCTTCGCTAGTTTCATTGATCTTTTATCTCGTCATGATGAGATGAGAACAGATTTTTACATTGCAGTAGCTCGTAATACTAGAGCGAAAGATATTTTAACTCTTTTTACTCGGCTAGAGAAAATACCGGCTAATAGTTTATTTTCCACTTTAGAATTATCAGAATCGGTATGGGCTCCAACTGTTGCCACATTTTTAGATGAATTAATTATTGATATGGAACTTATAGGAAAAGAGCCTGTCTTAGCAGGAGTTGAAATAATAGGAGACGTACAGAAAGGGCGATTACCAGAAAATGTAACAAAGATTGAGCCAGATGCCCTAGCTAATTTCCTGACGATTGGGGCATTTAAAGAGGATAAATTATGTTATTGGATGACGGAGGACCAAAGTAAGGGCTTTAATTACATTGTGGGTAACATCGAGACAACCCTCGGTGTTATTCCTGTAGACGAGTCTTTGATTTCAATTGAAATACTTGATGCTGATAGTGAGTTAGAGGTCACTGTTGATAAAGGAGAGATAACAATAGATATTACAATAACAGGTGATGGGAACATCGTTGAAGTGAAAGGAGATATTGACTTAAGTGACCCGAAAGAGATAGAAAAGATCAATGAGGTAGGAAGAGACAGAATAAAAGAACTAGTGATCGATTCTCTAAAAGAAGCACAGAAGCATCAGACGGACGTGTTCGGGTTTGGTGAGTTTGTAAGGAAAGAAGATCCACAATTATGGAAGCAGTTAAAGGATAAATGGGGGGACGAGTTTGCCGAATTAAATACATCGGTGAATGTGGAGATGTCTATAGAGTATACAGGAAATAGATATAAACCTATTAATTAA